One Orrella dioscoreae genomic window carries:
- the rpsH gene encoding 30S ribosomal protein S8 yields MSMSDPIADMLTRIRNAQQVDKPTVTMPSSKLKAAIAAVLKDEGYIESFDVKGTSAKPELELTLKYYAGRPVIERIERVSRPGLRIYKGRTSIPQVMNGLGVAIVSTSRGVMTDRKARANGVGGEVLCYVA; encoded by the coding sequence ATGAGCATGAGCGATCCCATCGCCGATATGCTGACCCGCATTCGCAATGCGCAGCAAGTGGACAAGCCCACGGTGACCATGCCCTCCTCGAAGCTGAAGGCTGCTATTGCCGCCGTGCTGAAGGACGAGGGCTACATCGAGAGCTTCGACGTCAAGGGCACTTCCGCCAAGCCTGAGCTGGAACTCACCCTGAAGTATTACGCTGGCCGTCCGGTCATCGAGCGCATCGAGCGCGTTTCGCGCCCCGGTCTGCGCATTTACAAGGGCCGCACCAGCATCCCTCAGGTCATGAACGGCCTGGGCGTTGCCATCGTGTCGACCTCGCGCGGCGTGATGACCGATCGCAAGGCTCGCGCCAATGGCGTGGGCGGCGAAGTGCTGTGCTACGTGGCCTAA
- the rpsN gene encoding 30S ribosomal protein S14 — MAKLSLINRNNKRIKLAEKFAAKRAALKAIIDDQSKSDEERYEARLKLQQLPRNSNPTRQETRCAITGRQRGVFRKFGLGRNKLREMAMKGEIPGMTKASW, encoded by the coding sequence GTGGCCAAACTCTCACTGATCAATCGCAACAACAAGCGTATCAAGCTGGCGGAAAAGTTCGCTGCCAAGCGCGCGGCTCTGAAGGCGATCATCGACGACCAATCCAAGTCGGACGAAGAGCGCTATGAAGCTCGCCTGAAGCTGCAGCAGCTTCCCCGTAACTCGAACCCGACCCGTCAAGAAACCCGTTGCGCCATCACCGGCCGTCAACGCGGTGTCTTCCGCAAGTTCGGTCTGGGCCGCAACAAACTGCGTGAAATGGCCATGAAGGGTGAAATCCCCGGCATGACCAAGGCCAGCTGGTAG
- the rplE gene encoding 50S ribosomal protein L5 produces MSRLQDLYREKIVADLTEKFGYKSAMQVPRITKITLNMGVSEAVADKKVIEHASSDLTKIAGQKVVITKTRKAIAGFKIREDYPIGCMVTLRGQRMYEFLDRLVNIALPRVRDFRGISGRAFDGRGNYNIGVKEQIIFPEIEYDKIDALRGLNISVTTSAKTDEEAKALLTAFSFPFRN; encoded by the coding sequence ATGTCTCGTTTGCAAGATTTGTACCGTGAAAAGATCGTCGCCGATCTGACCGAGAAGTTCGGTTACAAGAGCGCGATGCAAGTGCCGCGTATCACGAAGATCACCCTGAACATGGGTGTCTCGGAAGCCGTCGCCGACAAGAAGGTCATCGAGCACGCCTCGTCCGACCTGACCAAGATCGCCGGCCAGAAGGTCGTGATCACGAAGACGCGCAAGGCAATCGCCGGCTTCAAGATCCGTGAAGATTATCCGATCGGTTGCATGGTTACCCTGCGTGGTCAACGCATGTACGAATTCCTGGACCGCCTGGTCAACATCGCGCTGCCGCGCGTGCGTGACTTCCGTGGTATCTCGGGTCGTGCGTTCGACGGCCGTGGTAACTACAACATCGGGGTGAAAGAGCAGATCATTTTCCCCGAAATCGAATACGACAAGATCGACGCGCTGCGTGGGCTGAACATCAGCGTTACCACCTCCGCCAAGACCGACGAAGAAGCCAAGGCGCTCCTGACCGCCTTCAGCTTCCCGTTTCGTAACTAA
- the rplX gene encoding 50S ribosomal protein L24, with protein sequence MNKIRKGDEVVVLTGRDKKRRGTVLARIDADHVLVEGINVVKKHVRPNPMQNNPGGIVEKTLPIHISNVAIFNPASGKADRVGIKEVDGRKVRVYRSSGDVVGAKA encoded by the coding sequence ATGAACAAGATTCGCAAAGGCGACGAAGTCGTCGTTCTGACCGGTCGCGACAAGAAGCGTCGCGGCACGGTGCTGGCCCGCATTGATGCCGACCATGTCCTGGTCGAAGGCATCAACGTCGTGAAGAAGCACGTGCGCCCGAACCCGATGCAGAACAACCCCGGTGGCATCGTCGAAAAGACCCTGCCGATCCACATTTCGAACGTGGCAATCTTCAATCCCGCCAGCGGCAAGGCCGATCGCGTGGGTATCAAAGAAGTCGACGGTCGCAAGGTCCGCGTCTATCGCTCCAGCGGCGATGTCGTTGGCGCCAAGGCTTAA
- the rplN gene encoding 50S ribosomal protein L14: MIQMQTTLDVADNTGARSVMCIKVLGGSKRRYAAIGDVIKVSVKDAAPRGRVKKGEIYNAVVVRTAKGVRRKDGSLIRFGGNAAVLLNAKLEPIGTRIFGPVTRELRTERFMKIVSLAPEVL, translated from the coding sequence ATGATCCAAATGCAGACCACGCTGGACGTGGCCGATAACACTGGTGCGCGCTCTGTCATGTGCATCAAGGTGCTCGGCGGCTCCAAGCGCCGTTATGCCGCTATCGGTGACGTCATCAAGGTGAGCGTCAAGGATGCGGCGCCTCGCGGCCGTGTCAAGAAAGGCGAAATCTACAACGCCGTGGTGGTTCGCACCGCCAAGGGCGTGCGCCGCAAGGACGGCTCGCTGATTCGTTTCGGTGGCAATGCCGCCGTGCTGCTCAATGCAAAGCTGGAGCCCATCGGCACCCGCATCTTCGGCCCGGTCACGCGTGAACTGCGTACCGAGCGCTTCATGAAGATCGTGTCGCTGGCCCCGGAAGTGCTGTAA
- a CDS encoding methyl-accepting chemotaxis protein — protein MNLNQYKIGVRLAAGFGLLILFSLVMLASSLLQLQHVAEETRNMMASPLHKERLISDWYRTVHTGVRRATAIAHSTDTSLAALFAEDNAEGTRQSTAQQKELETLLATPEEKTLFDQLGRNRIAYVKARDAISAEKSAGRVEEANRIFQNDYLPASKLYLGSLQSLLDEQRATIDRSAAEIDASATRGYVVLSGIGIAIVFIGVLLGWRFTRSIVHPIGHSVLAAQRVAAGDLTHDVRVTGRDEAAQLLQALSDMTARLRSIVGELRSGSETIAGASSQIAAGNADLSSRTEEQASALQQTAASIEELTSTVRQNADNARQANQLARATASQAQEGGQLVSEVVQTMGAIDASSKKIVDIIGVIDSIAFQTNILALNAAVEAARAGEQGRGFAVVASEVRNLAQRSAAAAKEIKALIDNSVGTVEEGNRLVERTGGAIKDIVQGVRQVSDLVGEISAASEEQTHGIEQVNAAVAQMEQTTQQNAALVEEASAATMALQDQAGQLAGVAGVFRVTRGAVPVALPGAQARRHEDEDFQDPRGPRLLPA, from the coding sequence ATGAACCTGAACCAATACAAGATCGGTGTGCGCCTGGCGGCGGGCTTCGGCCTGCTGATTCTGTTCTCCCTGGTGATGCTGGCCAGCAGTCTTCTCCAGCTGCAGCACGTGGCGGAGGAAACCCGCAACATGATGGCCAGCCCGCTGCACAAGGAGCGCCTGATCTCCGACTGGTATCGCACCGTCCACACGGGCGTACGCCGCGCAACCGCCATTGCACACAGCACCGACACGTCGCTGGCGGCGCTGTTCGCCGAAGACAATGCCGAAGGCACCCGCCAGTCGACCGCCCAGCAGAAGGAACTGGAAACGCTGCTGGCCACGCCCGAGGAAAAGACGCTCTTCGACCAGCTGGGCCGCAACCGGATCGCCTACGTAAAGGCGCGCGATGCGATTTCGGCCGAGAAGTCGGCGGGCCGGGTCGAAGAGGCTAACCGTATTTTCCAGAACGATTACCTGCCTGCCTCGAAGCTGTACCTGGGCAGCCTGCAGTCCCTGCTGGATGAGCAGCGCGCCACGATCGACCGCAGCGCCGCCGAGATCGATGCGTCCGCCACGCGTGGCTATGTCGTGCTGTCCGGCATCGGCATCGCCATCGTGTTCATCGGCGTCCTGCTGGGCTGGCGCTTCACGCGCAGCATCGTGCACCCCATCGGCCACTCGGTCCTGGCCGCGCAGCGTGTCGCCGCTGGCGACCTGACGCACGACGTGCGCGTCACCGGCCGCGACGAGGCCGCCCAATTGCTGCAGGCCCTGTCCGACATGACCGCCCGCCTGCGCAGCATCGTGGGCGAACTGCGCTCGGGTTCCGAAACCATTGCCGGCGCCTCGTCGCAGATCGCCGCGGGCAACGCCGACCTCTCCTCGCGCACCGAAGAGCAGGCCAGCGCCCTGCAGCAGACCGCCGCGTCCATCGAGGAACTGACCTCGACCGTGCGCCAGAACGCCGACAACGCGCGCCAGGCGAACCAGCTGGCCCGCGCCACCGCCAGCCAGGCCCAGGAAGGCGGCCAGCTGGTGTCCGAGGTGGTCCAGACCATGGGCGCCATCGATGCCTCGTCCAAGAAGATCGTCGACATCATCGGCGTGATCGACAGCATCGCCTTCCAGACCAACATCCTGGCCCTGAATGCCGCGGTGGAAGCCGCCAGGGCCGGCGAGCAGGGCCGTGGCTTCGCGGTCGTGGCCAGCGAAGTGCGCAACCTGGCGCAGCGCAGCGCCGCGGCGGCCAAGGAAATCAAGGCGCTGATCGATAACTCGGTGGGCACGGTGGAAGAAGGCAACCGCCTGGTCGAGCGCACCGGCGGCGCCATCAAGGACATCGTCCAGGGCGTGCGCCAGGTCAGCGACCTGGTGGGCGAGATCAGCGCGGCCAGCGAAGAGCAGACCCATGGCATCGAGCAGGTGAATGCCGCCGTGGCGCAAATGGAACAGACCACCCAGCAGAACGCGGCGCTGGTCGAGGAGGCCTCGGCCGCCACCATGGCGCTGCAGGACCAGGCAGGCCAGTTGGCCGGCGTGGCGGGCGTCTTCCGCGTGACGCGCGGCGCCGTGCCGGTTGCGCTGCCGGGCGCCCAGGCGCGCCGCCACGAGGACGAAGACTTCCAGGACCCCCGTGGCCCGCGCTTGTTGCCTGCCTGA
- a CDS encoding GntR family transcriptional regulator — protein sequence MAPADAAPGPEHELDRQGGAPLHAQVAQRLREDIRARRSPAGAALPSEAALCERFGVARSVVRQALSALVAEGLIQREPGRAATVAPVREHHRLVQRSTGLYEQFAQSGVTLQTRILSLEQAEPPAAVAEFFGAQPLLALARLRHVGGSPLAYVRTWLPARALPGLAAEHLEDASLHRVLTQRYDLRPGAGRNQIRAVGADAIRAELLDTPPGSPLLMLEGQGMDQYGRPLEWFTTWHRAECLVFDVDVSEGRESVQPRLQDTLPLPGVLDKPAGESEDALARAQALVAELSSELARLRGRR from the coding sequence ATGGCGCCCGCCGACGCAGCACCCGGTCCAGAACACGAACTCGACCGCCAGGGCGGCGCGCCCCTGCATGCCCAGGTCGCGCAGCGGCTGCGCGAAGACATACGCGCGCGCCGCTCGCCGGCAGGCGCCGCGCTGCCCAGCGAGGCAGCCTTGTGTGAACGTTTCGGCGTGGCGCGCAGCGTCGTGCGCCAGGCCTTGTCGGCGTTGGTGGCCGAAGGCCTGATCCAGCGCGAGCCCGGGCGGGCCGCCACCGTGGCGCCCGTGCGTGAGCACCATCGCCTGGTGCAGCGCTCCACCGGCCTCTATGAGCAGTTCGCCCAGTCGGGCGTCACGCTGCAAACCCGCATCCTTTCGCTGGAACAGGCCGAGCCGCCTGCCGCGGTGGCCGAGTTCTTCGGCGCGCAGCCGCTGCTGGCGCTGGCGCGCCTGCGCCACGTGGGCGGCTCGCCGCTGGCTTACGTGCGCACCTGGCTGCCTGCGCGGGCCCTGCCAGGCCTGGCCGCGGAACACCTGGAAGACGCCTCCTTGCACCGGGTGCTGACCCAGCGCTATGACCTGCGCCCGGGAGCCGGCCGCAACCAGATCCGTGCCGTGGGGGCGGATGCCATCCGGGCCGAATTGCTCGATACGCCGCCCGGCAGTCCCCTGCTGATGCTGGAGGGGCAGGGCATGGACCAGTACGGTCGTCCGCTGGAGTGGTTCACCACCTGGCATCGCGCCGAATGCCTGGTCTTCGACGTCGATGTGAGCGAAGGCCGCGAAAGCGTCCAGCCGCGCCTGCAGGACACCCTGCCTTTGCCTGGCGTGCTGGATAAGCCTGCGGGAGAGAGCGAGGACGCCCTCGCGCGCGCGCAGGCGCTGGTCGCCGAATTGAGCAGTGAACTGGCCCGTTTGAGAGGGCGCCGCTGA
- the pdxA gene encoding 4-hydroxythreonine-4-phosphate dehydrogenase PdxA — MTQASANLPLLAVTLGDVAGIGPEITAKMLMGHDALRQKARLVVIGDVDVMKAAVSGLGGDPAIVRRVDKPADATNTPGTIEVLQAGPSLAHVKLGEINADAGDGSVRFVTTACALARAGEVDGIVTAPLNKAAMHAAGHKWPGHTELLAHEFDVKTFSLVLSAGDLYIFHATTHVSLRQAIEDVNPARMRAVLRLAGSFAKALGRADEPVAVAGLNPHAGENGIFGSEDADILTPAVAEANAEGILAAGPIPADALFPQAVRGKWKFVIACYHDQGHAPFKSVYGDDGVNITVGLPVVRVSVDHGTAFDIAGKGIAREDSLILAAERAAHLAPGWTHVWETARAQTGG, encoded by the coding sequence ATGACGCAAGCTTCCGCCAACCTTCCGCTGCTCGCCGTCACCCTCGGCGACGTGGCGGGCATCGGCCCGGAGATCACGGCAAAGATGCTGATGGGCCACGACGCGCTGCGCCAGAAGGCGCGCCTGGTCGTGATCGGCGACGTGGACGTGATGAAGGCCGCCGTGTCGGGCCTGGGCGGCGACCCCGCCATCGTGCGCCGTGTCGACAAGCCGGCTGACGCCACCAACACGCCCGGCACCATCGAGGTGTTGCAGGCCGGTCCTTCGCTGGCCCACGTGAAGCTTGGCGAGATCAACGCCGACGCCGGCGACGGCTCGGTGCGTTTCGTGACGACGGCCTGCGCCCTGGCGCGCGCGGGCGAGGTCGACGGCATCGTCACCGCGCCGCTGAACAAGGCCGCCATGCATGCCGCCGGCCACAAGTGGCCCGGCCACACCGAACTGCTGGCGCACGAGTTCGACGTGAAGACCTTCTCGCTGGTGCTGTCGGCCGGTGATCTGTACATCTTCCACGCGACGACCCACGTGTCGCTGCGCCAGGCCATCGAGGACGTGAACCCGGCCCGCATGCGCGCCGTGCTGCGCCTGGCCGGTTCGTTCGCCAAGGCCCTGGGCCGCGCCGACGAGCCCGTGGCCGTGGCAGGCCTGAACCCGCACGCGGGCGAGAATGGCATCTTCGGTTCCGAAGACGCCGACATCCTGACGCCCGCCGTGGCCGAAGCCAATGCCGAAGGCATCCTGGCCGCCGGTCCCATCCCCGCCGACGCGCTCTTCCCGCAAGCCGTGCGCGGCAAGTGGAAGTTCGTCATCGCCTGTTATCACGACCAGGGCCACGCGCCTTTCAAGTCGGTGTATGGCGACGACGGCGTGAACATCACCGTCGGCCTGCCGGTCGTGCGCGTGTCGGTGGACCACGGCACCGCCTTCGATATCGCCGGCAAGGGCATCGCCCGTGAAGACAGCCTGATCCTGGCCGCCGAGCGCGCCGCGCATCTGGCCCCGGGTTGGACGCATGTATGGGAAACTGCGCGGGCACAAACTGGAGGTTGA
- a CDS encoding four-carbon acid sugar kinase family protein, producing the protein MSTVIAIVADDLTGAGDTAVQFVRAGWSTRLSVEGAEEALAAGAPDAEVLAVTTQSRAMSDAQAARVVQDNVARLRAAGAQRLYKKVDSTLRGAFRAEIEAARVAWREDAIAVICPAFPATGRTVEAGVLTVNGKPVTETSAATDPVTPVTESHIPTLLGCGHVAAEPGESAQSLAARIAKAGDVVVVDARNDEDLELLARAIAELGERVMPVGAGGLAVPLARVWAGADQRSPVIVVVTSQHSAARAQAEALRADGATVWLPTLAQLADAAQWEAWAAPLVEGLAKSDSDAQTLLLLAPEGRRDDLDSDTVAERLGALAARLVTETGAAGVVATGGDGARQTLMALAANGIALVDEVMGGVPLGTMTGGPAAGLPVVTKAGGFGTEDVLVRAVRAIRDRRFKR; encoded by the coding sequence TTGAGCACCGTTATTGCCATCGTCGCCGATGACCTGACCGGCGCCGGCGATACCGCCGTGCAATTCGTGCGCGCAGGCTGGTCGACCCGCCTGTCGGTGGAAGGCGCGGAAGAGGCGCTGGCCGCCGGCGCGCCGGACGCCGAAGTGCTGGCCGTTACCACGCAAAGCCGCGCCATGTCCGATGCGCAAGCGGCGCGCGTGGTGCAGGACAACGTCGCGCGCTTGCGCGCGGCCGGCGCCCAGCGCCTGTACAAGAAGGTCGACTCCACCCTGCGCGGCGCCTTCAGGGCGGAAATCGAGGCCGCGCGCGTGGCCTGGCGCGAAGACGCCATCGCGGTGATCTGCCCGGCCTTCCCGGCCACGGGCCGCACCGTCGAGGCCGGCGTGCTGACCGTCAACGGCAAGCCCGTGACGGAAACCTCGGCGGCCACCGATCCCGTGACGCCCGTCACCGAAAGCCATATCCCGACCCTGCTGGGCTGCGGACACGTGGCCGCCGAGCCGGGCGAGTCCGCCCAGTCGCTGGCCGCGCGCATTGCGAAGGCCGGCGACGTGGTGGTGGTGGATGCCCGCAACGACGAGGACCTGGAATTGCTGGCCCGTGCGATTGCCGAGCTTGGCGAGCGCGTGATGCCCGTGGGCGCCGGCGGCCTGGCCGTGCCGCTGGCCCGCGTCTGGGCAGGCGCCGACCAGCGTTCGCCCGTGATCGTGGTCGTCACCTCGCAGCACAGCGCCGCCCGCGCGCAGGCCGAGGCGCTGCGCGCCGACGGCGCCACGGTGTGGCTGCCGACGCTGGCGCAACTGGCTGACGCCGCGCAATGGGAAGCCTGGGCTGCGCCCCTGGTCGAAGGGCTGGCCAAGTCGGACAGCGATGCACAGACCCTGTTGCTGCTGGCGCCGGAAGGCCGCCGCGACGACCTGGATTCGGACACCGTGGCGGAACGCCTGGGCGCCCTGGCTGCCCGCCTCGTGACCGAGACTGGCGCCGCGGGCGTGGTGGCCACTGGGGGCGACGGTGCACGCCAGACACTGATGGCGCTGGCGGCCAACGGTATTGCACTGGTTGATGAAGTGATGGGTGGCGTGCCCCTCGGCACGATGACCGGCGGCCCGGCCGCCGGCCTGCCCGTGGTGACCAAGGCCGGTGGCTTTGGCACCGAAGATGTACTGGTGCGCGCGGTGCGCGCCATCCGCGACAGGAGATTCAAACGATGA
- a CDS encoding 2-keto-3-deoxygluconate permease yields the protein MTTETTRSPFFGTMQKIPGGLMLVPLILGSLLGTFAPDALAIGGFTTALFKNSALPLIALLIFATGTHVNARTGGPILATAGTILLMKTLVPATLIIILGAYVGLDGVMGVSILAMLAAFDNSNGGLWLAYTGQYGDARDRGAYVASAVNDGPFFSLLFLGASGLADIPLIALVAALVPFLLGVLVGNLDPKWRDVLKPVPNIVIPFFAFALGTGINLTAVVGGGVTGLILGLIISPITGGLVYLGYRVILRRGGKSGLGFAAGTTAGNAIATPAVVAAADPNFQQYVGTATAQVAACVLISSILAPMLASYFLKRAGELKPVDDTAAAEVGVAVPEPKL from the coding sequence GTGACGACCGAAACCACCCGCTCGCCATTCTTTGGCACCATGCAGAAAATTCCCGGCGGCCTGATGCTCGTGCCCCTGATCCTGGGCTCGCTGCTGGGCACGTTCGCGCCTGACGCGCTGGCGATTGGCGGCTTCACCACTGCGCTGTTCAAGAACAGCGCCTTGCCGCTGATCGCGCTGCTGATCTTCGCGACGGGCACGCATGTCAACGCGCGTACCGGTGGTCCGATCCTGGCGACGGCTGGAACGATCCTGTTGATGAAGACCCTCGTGCCTGCGACGCTGATCATCATCCTCGGCGCCTATGTCGGCCTGGACGGCGTGATGGGCGTATCGATCCTGGCCATGCTTGCGGCTTTTGACAACAGCAATGGCGGTCTGTGGCTGGCCTACACCGGACAGTATGGCGATGCGCGAGACCGCGGCGCGTATGTCGCGAGCGCGGTGAACGACGGTCCCTTCTTCAGCCTGCTGTTCCTGGGCGCCTCGGGCCTGGCCGACATTCCGCTGATCGCGCTGGTGGCCGCGCTTGTGCCTTTCCTGCTCGGCGTGCTGGTGGGCAACCTGGATCCCAAGTGGCGCGACGTGCTCAAGCCCGTGCCGAACATCGTCATTCCCTTCTTCGCCTTTGCGCTGGGCACCGGCATCAACCTGACCGCCGTGGTGGGCGGTGGCGTGACCGGCCTGATCCTGGGCCTGATCATCAGCCCGATCACGGGCGGCCTGGTCTACCTGGGCTATCGCGTCATCCTGCGCCGTGGCGGCAAGAGCGGTCTGGGTTTTGCCGCAGGCACGACCGCGGGCAACGCCATCGCCACGCCTGCCGTGGTGGCGGCCGCGGATCCCAACTTCCAGCAATACGTGGGTACCGCGACTGCCCAGGTGGCGGCTTGCGTGCTGATCAGTTCCATTCTGGCACCCATGTTGGCGTCGTACTTCCTGAAGCGTGCCGGAGAGTTGAAGCCCGTGGATGACACGGCTGCCGCGGAGGTGGGCGTTGCGGTGCCGGAGCCCAAGCTTTGA
- the rpsQ gene encoding 30S ribosomal protein S17, with protein sequence MSETQTTPVAKRQRTLVGKVVSNKMDKTVVVLVERRTKHPIYGKIIMRSSKYKAHDESNQYNEGDTVEIAEGRPISRSKAWSVVRLLEAARII encoded by the coding sequence ATGAGCGAAACCCAAACCACCCCCGTCGCCAAGCGTCAACGTACGCTGGTCGGCAAGGTCGTCAGCAACAAGATGGACAAGACCGTCGTCGTTCTCGTCGAACGCCGCACGAAGCACCCCATCTACGGCAAGATCATCATGCGCTCGAGCAAGTACAAGGCGCACGACGAATCGAACCAGTACAACGAAGGCGACACCGTCGAAATCGCTGAAGGCCGTCCCATCTCCCGCTCGAAGGCGTGGAGCGTGGTGCGTCTGCTGGAAGCCGCTCGCATCATCTAA
- the rpmC gene encoding 50S ribosomal protein L29: MKASELRTKSAEELGKELESLLRAQFGLRMQKATQQLANNSQLGKVRRDIARVRTLLTEKSGN; the protein is encoded by the coding sequence ATGAAAGCTAGCGAACTGCGCACCAAGAGTGCCGAAGAGCTCGGTAAAGAACTGGAAAGCCTGCTGCGGGCCCAATTCGGTCTGCGCATGCAGAAAGCCACCCAGCAGCTTGCCAACAACAGCCAGCTCGGCAAGGTCCGCCGCGACATCGCGCGCGTCCGCACCCTGCTGACTGAAAAGTCGGGAAACTGA
- the rplP gene encoding 50S ribosomal protein L16, giving the protein MLQPARRKYRKEQKGRNTGLATRGTNVSFGEFGLKATGRGRLTARQIESARRAINRHIKRGGRIWIRIFPDKPISQKPAEVRMGNGKGNPEYWVAEIQPGKVLYEMEGVSEELAREAFRLAAAKLPISTTFVSRHIGA; this is encoded by the coding sequence ATGCTGCAACCAGCACGCAGGAAATATCGTAAAGAGCAGAAAGGCCGCAACACCGGCCTGGCCACGCGCGGTACCAACGTGTCGTTCGGTGAGTTCGGTCTGAAGGCCACCGGCCGTGGCCGCCTGACCGCTCGCCAGATCGAGTCGGCGCGTCGTGCCATCAACCGTCACATCAAGCGTGGCGGCCGCATCTGGATCCGCATCTTCCCGGACAAGCCCATTTCGCAGAAGCCTGCTGAAGTGCGGATGGGTAACGGTAAGGGCAATCCGGAGTACTGGGTCGCTGAAATCCAGCCCGGCAAGGTGCTGTACGAAATGGAAGGCGTCAGTGAAGAGCTGGCACGCGAGGCGTTCCGCCTGGCTGCCGCCAAGCTGCCGATCTCGACCACGTTCGTGTCGCGTCATATCGGTGCTTGA
- the rpsC gene encoding 30S ribosomal protein S3 yields MGQKIHPIGFRLAVSRNWGSRWYADDKAFGGMLAQDIRVREYLKKKLKSASVGRVIIERPAKNARITIYSARPGVVIGKRGEDIESLKSDLQRLMGVPVHVNIEEVRKPETDAQLIADSISQQLEKRIMFRRAMKRAMQNAMRLGAQGIKIMSSGRLNGIEIARTEWYREGRVPLHTLRANIDYGTSEAHTTYGVIGIKVWVYKGDMLANGELPPETAAPREEERRPRRAPRGDRPDGARRGPGGPGAGRGRGPRKADAAPAAEGE; encoded by the coding sequence ATGGGTCAGAAAATTCACCCGATTGGGTTCCGTCTCGCGGTTTCCCGTAACTGGGGTTCGCGCTGGTACGCCGACGACAAGGCCTTCGGCGGCATGCTCGCCCAGGACATCCGCGTCCGCGAATACCTGAAGAAGAAGCTGAAGAGCGCTTCGGTTGGTCGCGTCATCATCGAGCGTCCCGCCAAGAACGCCCGCATCACCATTTACTCGGCACGTCCGGGCGTGGTGATCGGCAAGCGCGGCGAGGACATCGAAAGCCTCAAGAGCGACCTGCAGCGTCTGATGGGCGTGCCCGTGCACGTCAACATCGAGGAAGTCCGCAAGCCGGAAACCGACGCTCAGCTGATCGCCGATTCGATTTCGCAGCAGCTCGAAAAGCGCATCATGTTCCGCCGCGCCATGAAGCGCGCCATGCAGAACGCGATGCGTCTGGGTGCCCAAGGCATCAAGATCATGAGCTCGGGCCGTCTGAACGGCATCGAAATCGCCCGTACCGAGTGGTATCGCGAAGGTCGTGTGCCGCTGCACACCCTGCGCGCCAACATCGATTACGGCACGTCGGAAGCGCACACCACCTACGGCGTGATCGGTATCAAGGTCTGGGTTTACAAGGGCGACATGCTGGCCAATGGCGAGCTGCCCCCGGAAACCGCTGCTCCCCGCGAAGAAGAGCGTCGTCCGCGTCGCGCGCCTCGCGGTGACCGCCCGGATGGCGCCCGTCGCGGCCCCGGTGGTCCCGGTGCAGGTCGCGGCCGTGGTCCGCGCAAGGCTGACGCCGCCCCGGCGGCCGAAGGAGAATAA
- the rplV gene encoding 50S ribosomal protein L22, producing METTAKIRGVHISAQKTRLVADLIRGKSVAQALNILTFSPKKAAVILKKAVESAIANAEHNDGADIDELKVTTIYVDKAESLKRFSARAKGRGNRIEKQTCHIVVKVGV from the coding sequence ATGGAAACCACTGCCAAGATCCGTGGAGTGCACATCTCCGCGCAGAAGACCCGTCTGGTCGCGGACCTGATCCGCGGCAAGTCGGTCGCGCAGGCGCTGAACATCCTTACGTTCTCGCCCAAGAAGGCTGCCGTCATCCTGAAGAAGGCTGTCGAGTCCGCCATCGCCAACGCAGAGCACAACGACGGCGCCGATATCGACGAGCTGAAGGTCACGACCATCTACGTGGACAAGGCCGAGTCGCTCAAGCGTTTTTCCGCGCGCGCCAAGGGCCGCGGCAACCGTATCGAGAAGCAGACTTGCCACATCGTGGTCAAAGTCGGCGTCTAA
- the rpsS gene encoding 30S ribosomal protein S19, which produces MSRSIKKGPFVDAHLINKVDKAVAVKDKKPIKTWSRRSTILPEFIGLTIAVHNGRQHVPVYINENMVGHKLGEFALTRTFKGHAADKKAKR; this is translated from the coding sequence ATGTCACGTTCGATCAAGAAGGGACCCTTCGTCGACGCTCACCTGATCAACAAGGTGGACAAGGCGGTAGCGGTCAAAGACAAGAAGCCGATCAAGACCTGGTCGCGTCGTTCCACGATCCTGCCGGAATTCATCGGCCTGACGATCGCGGTTCACAACGGCCGTCAACACGTTCCCGTTTACATCAACGAGAACATGGTCGGTCACAAGCTCGGCGAGTTCGCGCTGACCCGTACGTTCAAGGGTCACGCCGCGGACAAAAAGGCGAAGAGGTAA